AGGAGAGTAAAAGTCGATAAGCGGAGAGTATAAAATAATACCAGCAAGTTCGGGGTGTTGTGCTGCCAGGTATAGCCCTAAAGTTGCCCCGGTAGAGGTAGCCATTATAATAACCCGCTCACCCAATTGCTGGGCAATGGCCACTGCCTCTTTAGCCGAAGCTAATAATTGGTCTACCGTGAGGTTTTCAAATGCTTCCTGATTGCCAATGCCATGTCTGGCAAGCCGTGCCAGGTACATATTGCACCCATAGCGTCGAGCAAAATTGCGGTGTACAGGTTCGCCTTCGGCCCAAGTAGCCGAAAAACCATGCAAATATACTAAAGCGTAAGGTGTTTTTTGTTTTTTAGTTGAGTCAGCCCACACAATGCGTGCTTCATTATCCGGCCTTAGATCTTTTACTTTTTTTTCTTTGGCGATTACCTCTTGCTCAAGTTGTGCCAGGTTATTGGTTACTTGAGGCAAGGTAGTGTCAAGCACAGGAGAGGGAGGAGTAGGGCCTAGCAGGTATACAATTGTCAATACCAACAAAAGAACCCCCAACCATTTAAAAATACGCTTTATCATTTTTTTAGAAACTTATCAAACTGCCCTTTGGTTAATTTTAAACAAGCACTCAAAAAACTATATAAAAACAGGGAATGAATATAAACATTCATTCCCTGTTGTGCGAATTTATTTCTAAAAACTGTAGAGATGCCTTTTACTGTCTTGCCAGTATTTGCTTACGGTGAGCGTCAAGTTTGAGCAGAATAAATATCAAAATAGAAAAAGACCACATAGATGAGCCTCCATAGCTGATGAGGGGCAAGGGAATACCCACCACCGGAAACAGCCCTATAGTCATGCCGATATTGATGGCAAAGTGAAAAAATATAATAGAAGCCACCGAGTAGCCG
The Microscilla marina ATCC 23134 genome window above contains:
- a CDS encoding alpha/beta hydrolase, whose protein sequence is MIKRIFKWLGVLLLVLTIVYLLGPTPPSPVLDTTLPQVTNNLAQLEQEVIAKEKKVKDLRPDNEARIVWADSTKKQKTPYALVYLHGFSATWAEGEPVHRNFARRYGCNMYLARLARHGIGNQEAFENLTVDQLLASAKEAVAIAQQLGERVIIMATSTGATLGLYLAAQHPELAGIILYSPLIDFYSPALYLLNKPWGLQVARLVFDSKYYDFTGESSPKKQQYWTTRYRFEGTVALKSLVANTMGNALFAKIKQPLFLGYYYKDEAHQDKVVSVKAMKQMYTQLGTPPSQKRQVAFPKAGSHVIASYITSKNYQRVAQKTFEFAEEVLKLKPVEK